Proteins encoded within one genomic window of Salipaludibacillus agaradhaerens:
- a CDS encoding NYN domain-containing protein — translation MRRVLLVDGYNIIGDWPELKALQGSDLEGARDLLIQYMAEYQAYTGIEVTVIFDAHMVSGLGKKLQNYAITVIYTKEKETADERIEKLVNDLKRIDTQIYVATSDFVEQRVIFASGAYRKSARELRTEMKQIEKGIEREVSKTKKSKIKTKLPITDEMAEVFEKWRRGKR, via the coding sequence ATGAGACGAGTGTTGTTAGTAGACGGCTACAACATCATTGGCGATTGGCCGGAGTTAAAAGCCCTACAGGGGTCTGATTTGGAGGGGGCTCGTGATCTCCTTATTCAATATATGGCTGAATACCAAGCGTACACAGGTATTGAAGTGACCGTCATTTTCGATGCTCATATGGTTTCTGGGCTAGGGAAAAAACTCCAAAATTATGCAATTACGGTTATTTATACGAAAGAAAAGGAAACGGCAGATGAACGAATAGAAAAGCTCGTAAATGACTTGAAGCGGATAGATACCCAAATTTACGTAGCTACCTCAGATTTTGTGGAGCAGCGTGTTATCTTTGCAAGTGGCGCATACCGCAAATCAGCGAGAGAACTCAGAACGGAAATGAAACAAATAGAAAAAGGGATTGAAAGAGAAGTATCAAAAACAAAAAAGTCGAAAATAAAAACAAAATTGCCGATTACTGACGAAATGGCAGAAGTTTTTGAAAAATGGCGTCGAGGCAAGAGATGA
- the cysE gene encoding serine O-acetyltransferase encodes MFKTLKNDVDVVLEQDPAARNRLEVIINYSGVHAIWCHRFTHWLWNKKWYFIARFISQVSRFFTGIEIHPGAKIGQRLFIDHGMGVVIGETCEIGDNVTIFQGVTLGGTGKEKGKRHPTLEDHVMVASGAKVLGSMRIGHHSRIGAGSVVLKEVPPNSTVVGIPGRIVVQDGIKIKDNLDHISLPDPVADKFKALEEELLEVKKELLELKKREATQIEKRTTH; translated from the coding sequence TTGTTTAAAACATTAAAGAATGATGTGGATGTGGTACTAGAACAAGATCCAGCAGCGAGGAACCGATTAGAAGTAATTATTAATTATTCTGGGGTCCATGCTATCTGGTGTCACCGCTTCACTCATTGGCTATGGAATAAAAAATGGTATTTTATCGCCCGCTTTATTTCACAAGTGAGTCGCTTTTTTACCGGGATAGAAATTCATCCAGGGGCTAAAATTGGTCAAAGACTATTCATTGATCATGGCATGGGTGTCGTTATAGGGGAAACCTGTGAGATCGGTGACAACGTCACTATTTTCCAAGGAGTCACATTAGGAGGAACTGGAAAAGAGAAAGGGAAACGCCATCCCACATTAGAAGACCATGTCATGGTAGCATCTGGAGCCAAAGTACTTGGGTCAATGAGGATTGGTCACCATTCCAGAATTGGTGCAGGCTCCGTCGTCCTTAAAGAAGTACCGCCCAACTCTACCGTTGTCGGTATCCCTGGGAGAATTGTTGTCCAAGATGGGATAAAAATTAAAGACAATTTAGATCATATTAGTTTACCTGACCCAGTCGCTGACAAGTTTAAAGCGTTGGAGGAAGAATTGTTAGAAGTTAAAAAAGAATTACTAGAACTAAAAAAGCGTGAGGCAACACAAATTGAAAAACGTACGACACATTAA
- the gltX gene encoding glutamate--tRNA ligase encodes MTQQVRVRFAPSPTGHLHIGGARAALFNYLYARNQNGKFIVRIEDTDQARNVEAATEKLLESLKWLGIDWDESVDVGGPFAPYKSMERLDIYTQYVNQLIKEGKAYHCYMTTEELEAEREAQRARGETPKYSGRDRHLTEDQRKAYEAEGRKPVIRFLVPESQEITVDDEVRGRVTFESDGIGDFVIVRQDGVPTYNFAVVIDDHLMKISHVIRGEEHLSNAPRQILLYDAFGWEPPKFAHASLILNEDRQKMSKRDETIIQFVEQYRDLGYLPEAIVNFIALLGWSPGGEEELLTKDDLISQFSLDRVIKAPAVFDTQKLAWMNNQYMKDADKDRVVWLALPHLKKAGRLPEMMSEEQKEWAYHLITLHQEKLNCGADIIGLTELFFKESITYNEEAKQILSGEQVPEVLTAFMTKVDELTEFTAEEIKKAVKAVQKETGHKGKQLFMPIRVAVSGQVHGPDLMQTIELLGRSVVKKRVEDVLHL; translated from the coding sequence CAGGGCACTTACATATAGGTGGAGCAAGAGCTGCACTTTTTAACTATCTTTATGCAAGAAATCAAAATGGGAAATTTATCGTCCGTATTGAAGATACAGATCAAGCACGAAATGTGGAGGCAGCGACTGAAAAGTTATTAGAGAGCCTCAAATGGCTTGGTATTGATTGGGACGAAAGTGTTGATGTTGGCGGCCCGTTCGCTCCTTATAAAAGCATGGAGCGGCTCGATATTTACACTCAATACGTCAACCAACTCATAAAAGAAGGAAAAGCTTATCATTGCTACATGACAACAGAAGAGCTTGAAGCTGAGAGGGAAGCACAACGAGCACGAGGTGAAACACCTAAATATAGTGGGAGAGATCGTCATTTAACTGAAGATCAAAGAAAAGCATACGAAGCGGAAGGGCGTAAACCGGTTATCCGTTTTCTTGTGCCTGAATCTCAAGAAATTACAGTTGATGACGAAGTACGTGGGCGTGTTACGTTTGAAAGTGATGGCATTGGAGACTTTGTCATTGTGCGTCAAGATGGGGTACCTACCTATAATTTTGCCGTAGTCATCGATGATCACCTCATGAAAATTTCGCACGTGATCCGAGGAGAAGAACATTTATCTAATGCTCCAAGACAGATACTATTATACGATGCCTTCGGTTGGGAACCGCCTAAATTTGCCCACGCGTCATTAATTTTAAATGAAGACAGACAAAAAATGAGTAAGCGCGATGAGACGATCATTCAATTTGTTGAGCAATATCGGGATTTAGGTTATTTACCAGAGGCCATCGTCAACTTTATTGCCCTTCTTGGCTGGTCACCAGGTGGGGAAGAAGAACTTCTAACCAAAGACGACCTAATTAGTCAATTTTCCCTTGACCGGGTGATTAAAGCACCTGCCGTATTTGATACACAAAAACTAGCTTGGATGAATAATCAATATATGAAAGACGCCGATAAGGACCGAGTGGTTTGGTTAGCCTTGCCTCATCTTAAAAAAGCAGGGCGCTTGCCAGAGATGATGAGTGAGGAACAAAAAGAATGGGCTTATCACCTTATTACACTTCATCAAGAAAAATTAAACTGTGGAGCCGACATCATTGGGTTAACAGAGTTGTTTTTTAAAGAAAGTATCACGTATAATGAAGAAGCTAAACAAATTTTATCAGGTGAGCAAGTTCCTGAAGTGCTCACTGCGTTTATGACTAAAGTAGATGAACTGACTGAGTTTACAGCTGAAGAAATTAAAAAAGCTGTAAAGGCGGTTCAAAAAGAAACTGGACATAAAGGGAAACAATTATTTATGCCGATACGAGTAGCTGTTTCAGGACAGGTGCACGGACCCGATCTCATGCAAACGATAGAACTGCTTGGGAGATCGGTTGTTAAAAAGCGTGTAGAAGATGTTTTACATTTATAA
- a CDS encoding Mini-ribonuclease 3, producing MKLNETIREPEQLNALALAYMGDGVFDMYVRYRLIAQGQVRTNKLHREATRYVSAKAQAFVIAYLIEKERLTKEELAVVRRGRNAKSGTIPRNTDPATYSLSTAFEALIGYLYLTDQESRMDTIVSESFNLIEGKED from the coding sequence ATGAAACTGAACGAAACGATTCGTGAACCTGAGCAATTAAATGCTCTGGCGCTTGCCTATATGGGTGATGGGGTATTTGATATGTATGTAAGATATCGCTTAATCGCTCAAGGTCAAGTAAGAACGAATAAATTACATCGAGAAGCGACGCGGTATGTCTCAGCTAAAGCGCAAGCGTTCGTCATTGCCTATCTTATTGAAAAAGAAAGACTGACAAAAGAAGAGTTAGCGGTCGTACGGCGGGGAAGGAATGCTAAATCAGGCACGATTCCGAGAAATACGGACCCTGCTACGTATAGTTTAAGTACAGCATTTGAGGCATTAATCGGTTATTTATATTTAACTGACCAAGAAAGCAGAATGGATACCATTGTAAGCGAAAGTTTTAACTTGATTGAAGGAAAGGAGGATTAA
- the cysS gene encoding cysteine--tRNA ligase, which produces MAIKLYNTLTRKKEIFQPIEEGKIKMYVCGPTVYNYIHIGNARPAVVFDMVRRYFEYKGYDVQYVSNFTDVDDKIIKAAEEMGEDVMAVAERFIKAYYEDTGALGVKKADEHPRVTDTMPEIISFIEKLVDKGYAYESEGDVYFRTRKFDGYGKLSQQSVDDLQAGARIQVGEKKEDPLDFVLWKAAKPGEISWESVWGHGRPGWHIECSAMVKKYLGDTIDIHAGGQDLSFPHHENEIAQSEALNEKKMANYWIHNGYINIDNEKMSKSLGNFILVHDIIRQFDPEVVRFFIVNAHYRSPINFSDDQLASAKSSLERIKTTYLNISHRLEETAGLGVEADRWTGDIIGLRKRFIEAMDDDFNSANAVAAIFDLVKLANIYLEEKQTNRDVLKAFLKELDDMAYVLGLTLKTDPELLDEEVEALIEERITARKNRDFARADDIREELKAKNIILEDTPQGTRWKRG; this is translated from the coding sequence ATGGCTATTAAGCTATACAACACATTGACACGTAAAAAAGAGATCTTTCAACCGATAGAAGAAGGGAAAATTAAGATGTATGTCTGCGGGCCGACCGTATACAACTATATTCATATTGGCAATGCGAGACCAGCCGTTGTATTCGATATGGTCAGACGTTATTTTGAGTATAAGGGCTACGACGTGCAATACGTCTCTAACTTTACAGATGTAGATGATAAGATTATTAAAGCGGCTGAGGAAATGGGTGAAGACGTGATGGCAGTAGCTGAACGTTTTATTAAAGCCTATTATGAAGATACAGGTGCTTTAGGGGTCAAGAAAGCAGATGAACATCCGAGAGTAACTGACACAATGCCCGAAATTATTAGCTTTATTGAAAAGCTTGTTGATAAAGGCTATGCTTACGAATCGGAGGGGGATGTGTATTTTCGCACACGAAAATTTGATGGCTATGGAAAGCTTTCACAACAATCCGTTGATGACCTTCAAGCGGGGGCGAGAATTCAAGTTGGCGAGAAAAAAGAAGATCCACTAGACTTCGTTTTATGGAAAGCGGCTAAACCTGGCGAAATTTCTTGGGAAAGTGTATGGGGGCATGGAAGACCTGGCTGGCATATAGAATGCTCAGCTATGGTGAAAAAATATTTAGGTGATACGATTGATATTCATGCAGGTGGTCAGGATTTATCTTTTCCACATCATGAGAATGAAATAGCACAATCAGAAGCATTAAACGAGAAGAAAATGGCTAACTATTGGATCCATAATGGGTATATTAACATTGATAATGAAAAAATGTCTAAATCTCTAGGCAATTTCATTCTTGTTCATGACATCATTCGTCAATTTGATCCAGAAGTAGTGAGATTTTTTATTGTAAATGCGCATTATCGTAGTCCTATTAACTTTAGTGATGATCAATTGGCCAGTGCTAAAAGCAGTTTAGAGAGAATAAAGACAACCTATTTAAATATCTCTCACCGATTGGAAGAAACAGCTGGTTTAGGTGTTGAAGCGGACCGATGGACTGGTGATATCATTGGTCTTCGTAAACGATTTATCGAAGCGATGGATGATGATTTTAACAGTGCTAATGCTGTGGCAGCGATATTTGACCTTGTGAAATTGGCTAATATTTACCTTGAAGAAAAACAGACAAACCGAGATGTCCTAAAAGCCTTCTTAAAAGAATTAGACGATATGGCTTATGTGCTTGGGCTCACTCTAAAAACAGATCCTGAATTGCTTGATGAAGAGGTAGAAGCATTAATTGAAGAACGGATAACAGCTAGAAAAAATCGTGACTTTGCTCGTGCTGATGATATTCGTGAGGAACTTAAAGCTAAGAATATAATCTTAGAAGACACCCCGCAAGGCACAAGATGGAAGCGGGGATGA
- the rlmB gene encoding 23S rRNA (guanosine(2251)-2'-O)-methyltransferase RlmB, translating to MADKHDFIAGKNPVAEAIKGGHVVNKIWIAEGSQKSHMSEIMQLSKKKGIQVQFVPKKKLDQMAVEAAHQGVVAQIAPYEYTDLEKILERASAKNESPFLLLLDELEDPHNLGSILRTADAAGAHGVIVPKRRSVGLTSTVAKASAGAIEHVPVARVTNLARTMEELKKEGLWFIGTDAKGDADYRQVDVDMPLCLVIGSEGRGISRLVKEKCDFLVSIPLAGKVTSLNASVAASLLMYEVMRRRPMETT from the coding sequence ATGGCTGACAAGCATGATTTTATTGCTGGTAAGAACCCCGTAGCAGAAGCAATTAAAGGGGGGCATGTGGTTAATAAAATTTGGATAGCTGAAGGCTCACAAAAAAGTCATATGTCAGAAATTATGCAATTGAGTAAGAAGAAAGGGATACAGGTTCAGTTTGTGCCAAAAAAGAAACTGGATCAAATGGCAGTAGAAGCAGCACATCAAGGTGTCGTGGCACAAATTGCCCCTTATGAATATACAGATTTAGAAAAGATTCTCGAACGAGCTAGTGCGAAAAATGAATCGCCCTTTCTCTTATTGTTGGACGAGCTTGAAGACCCTCATAACCTTGGCTCAATTTTAAGAACAGCAGATGCTGCTGGAGCTCACGGAGTCATCGTTCCGAAACGACGTTCTGTCGGTCTCACGTCAACTGTAGCAAAAGCATCAGCAGGTGCTATCGAACATGTACCTGTAGCTCGAGTGACGAATTTGGCGCGCACGATGGAGGAATTAAAGAAAGAAGGGCTTTGGTTTATCGGCACAGATGCAAAAGGAGACGCGGATTATCGTCAAGTGGATGTAGACATGCCTCTCTGTCTTGTTATTGGAAGTGAAGGCCGAGGTATAAGTAGGCTAGTCAAAGAAAAATGTGACTTTCTCGTTAGTATTCCTTTAGCAGGGAAAGTAACTTCATTAAACGCTTCAGTTGCTGCAAGCCTTCTCATGTATGAAGTAATGCGGAGACGACCGATGGAGACGACATAA
- the sigH gene encoding RNA polymerase sporulation sigma factor SigH, with the protein MALNLIETGLQEKFRQLEDESLVEYVKEGDSAALEYLINKYKNFVRAKARSYFLIGADHEDIVQEGMIGLYKAIRDFKGDKLSSFKAFAELCITRQIITAIKTATRQKHIPLNSYVSLDKPIYDEESDRTLLDVICGSKLSDPEELLINQEEFDDIEDKMGEILSDLERKVLTHYLDGRSYQEISADLNRHVKSIDNALQRVKRKLERYVELKGVKL; encoded by the coding sequence GTGGCTTTAAACCTCATAGAAACAGGACTGCAGGAGAAGTTTCGCCAATTGGAAGATGAAAGTTTAGTAGAGTATGTTAAGGAAGGGGACAGTGCTGCACTAGAGTACTTAATTAATAAGTACAAGAATTTTGTACGTGCAAAAGCCCGTTCCTATTTTTTAATTGGAGCAGATCACGAAGATATTGTGCAAGAAGGCATGATTGGCCTTTACAAAGCGATTCGTGACTTTAAAGGGGACAAGCTCTCTTCTTTTAAAGCATTTGCTGAGCTCTGTATTACGCGGCAAATCATAACTGCCATTAAAACAGCAACCCGTCAGAAGCATATTCCGTTAAATTCGTATGTATCCTTAGACAAGCCTATTTACGATGAAGAGTCAGATCGGACATTGTTAGATGTTATTTGTGGATCGAAGCTAAGTGATCCCGAGGAATTACTTATTAATCAAGAAGAGTTTGATGACATTGAAGACAAAATGGGAGAAATTTTGAGTGACCTCGAACGGAAAGTTCTTACGCACTACTTGGATGGACGAAGTTATCAGGAAATTTCGGCTGACTTGAACCGTCATGTGAAATCAATTGATAATGCTCTTCAAAGGGTGAAAAGAAAACTTGAACGTTATGTGGAGCTCAAAGGAGTTAAACTTTAA